One genomic window of Danaus plexippus chromosome 23, MEX_DaPlex, whole genome shotgun sequence includes the following:
- the LOC116774957 gene encoding uncharacterized protein LOC116774957, whose amino-acid sequence MLRWKDKIGKCTSYLDYTQLHTESCARLVLRITTACLCLSTAQLLGYDWALRGALLHGVAGRIRRLELEVALQKPEALCFHGPRIKPPSRSSIIVEGVFIAVESTMKYLGPILDSRWNFRPHFTRLAPRLLVTASALSHLLPNLGGPTPRAGDSTLSMALYAAPVRAEALTARNVAALRRPQRVVAIRILRGYFTNSFEAASLLAGSPPLWDLEAKLLTKLYWWRVETNA is encoded by the exons ATGTTACGATGGAAGGATAAAATTGGAAAATGTACGTCCTACCTCGATTACACGCAGCTGCATACTGAAAGTTGTGCGAGACTCGTGCTGAGAATTACTACTGCATGCTTATG tttGTCTACAGCTCAATTATTAGGGTATGACTGGGCTCTACGCGGTGCGCTTCTACACGGTGTCGCGGGTAGAATACGGCGGCTGGAATTAGAGGTGGCATTGCAAAAGCCTGAGGCCCTGTGTTTTCATGGGCCGAGGATCAAGCCGCCTTCGAGGTCCAGCATCATAGTAGAAGGGGTCTTCATCGCTGTCGAGTCGACAATGAAGTACCTTGGACCTATCCTCGACAGTAGGTGGAACTTCAGGCCGCACTTTACACGGCTCGCCCCCAGGTTGTTGGTCACCGCTTCTGCACTCTCGCACTTGCTGCCCAACCTGGGGGGCCCGACTCCTCGTGCCGGAGACTCTACATTGTCGATGGCGCTATATGCCGCGCCAGTGAGGGCAGAGGCCTTGACGGCTCGCAACGTCGCTGCGCTGCGAAGGCCGCAGCGCGTAGTGGCTATTAGGATCCTACGAGGGTACTTTACGAACTCCTTTGAGGCAGCGAGCCTCCTAGCTGGATCCCCCCCCCTCTGGGACCTCGAAGCAAAGCTCCTCACGAAGCTCTATTGGTGGCGCGTGGAGACGAACGCCTGA